From Centropristis striata isolate RG_2023a ecotype Rhode Island chromosome 16, C.striata_1.0, whole genome shotgun sequence, a single genomic window includes:
- the nkx2.1 gene encoding homeobox protein Nkx-2.1, whose protein sequence is MSMSPKHTTPFSVSDILSPLEESYKKVSMENNNLGAPLTSYRQPQVSQAAMQQHHMGHNGTVSAAYHMTAAGVSQLSHTAMGGYCNGNLGNMGDLPSYQDGMRGSTTATGWYGANPDPRFSTISRFMGSSSGMNMGSMGSLSSLADVGKGMGSLSSTPRRKRRVLFSQAQVYELERRFKQQKYLSAPEREHLASMIHLTPTQVKIWFQNHRYKMKRQAKDKVSQQQMQQDGGSCQQQQQQSPRRVAVPVLVKDGKPCQGSGHTPTSSAQTLHQQGGNVMIMSNNTPGLGQHQSQQVGSTGHSPDLAPHSSSPPSLQSQVAGLSHLNSPGAEYGSALQCSALLYGRTW, encoded by the exons ATGTCGATGAGCCCTAAGCATACGACTCCTTTTTCTGTTTCCGATATCTTGAGTCCCCTTGAGGAGAGCTATAAGAAAGTAAGTATGGAGAATAACAACTTGGGGGCACCTCTCACTTCTTACCGGCAGCCGCAGGTCTCTCAGGCGGCGATGCAGCAGCACCACATGGGCCATAATGGGACTGTGTCTGCGGCTTACCACATGACTGCGGCAGGTGTATCTCAGCTGTCACACACGGCCATGGGGGGCTACTGTAACGGCAACCTGGGCAACATGGGCGACCTGCCGTCGTACCAGGACGGCATGAGGGGCAGCACCACGGCCACCGGCTGGTACGGAGCCAACCCGGACCCGCGCTTCTCCACCA tttctcgCTTCATGGGCTCGTCGTCGGGCATGAACATGGGCAGCATGGGAAGCCTCAGCTCCCTGGCAGACGTGGGTAAAGGCATGGGCTCCCTGTCCAGCACCCCGAGGAGAAAGAGACGGGTGCTGTTCTCCCAGGCTCAGGTCTACGAGCTGGAGCGACGCTTCAAGCAGCAGAAGTACCTGTCTGCGCCGGAGAGGGAACACTTGGCGAGTATGATCCACCTCACCCCGACCCAGGTGAAGATCTGGTTCCAGAACCACCGGTACAAGATGAAGAGGCAGGCTAAAGACAAAGTGTCCCAGCAGCAAATGCAGCAGGACGGCGGCTcgtgccagcagcagcagcagcagtccccGCGGAGAGTGGCCGTGCCGGTGCTGGTGAAGGACGGGAAGCCGTGCCAAGGCAGCGGACACACGCCCACATCCTCCGCACAGACCCTCCACCAGCAAGGGGGCAACGTCATGATCATGTCCAACAACACGCCGGGCCTCGGGCAGCACCAGAGTCAGCAGGTGGGGAGCACGGGTCACTCTCCAGACCTGGCGCCGCACTCCAGCAGTCCGCCGTCCCTGCAGAGCCAAGTGGCCGGCCTTTCTCACCTCAACTCCCCGGGCGCAGAGTACGGCTCGGCCCTGCAGTGTTCCGCCCTGTTATACGGCAGGACGTGGTGA